A portion of the Periophthalmus magnuspinnatus isolate fPerMag1 chromosome 2, fPerMag1.2.pri, whole genome shotgun sequence genome contains these proteins:
- the dzip1 gene encoding cilium assembly protein DZIP1 isoform X3 — protein sequence MPFQGGFYYPYNRDNQGAHSSAGIPSLLNSPFSQSSINGHCAPGMTPSSGISTAPLFRFQPRRESVDWRRMNAVDIDAVVSQMDVGVLQEYITTVTYCSLDGERCPRCQSPVDPALVKLLRLAQLTVEYLLHCQELLTAEMHMMEERLEAAGKDRVQLQAQLKEKDEQIKTLNEELKQRRKVIRTQQRILAPSIINSHKCLHCEKSFLNATFLQNHMQRRHPEEYDANTERKSEMDSLKSEITALKEQIVQQQTALQNKIAQEKEQESLHRDLIRELDRFKAEEMARMDQKIEGCRDGIRREMEFLYTRNIQALNDVNQQQSTRPGKSSPVQMEPEKDLDNYNEMQKHAIHKLEQQLKKQDKKFESRLQNMKDQHESEKNQLLNELNRMQITVSEQQEHSQRLRQDLGRKLQEKEHIIKSQKEQIKKMASSPPARVVETQVLQMSAAPELKQKRVVLESSSVSEAKPVEKRPEPAPEKKQRTTINALRRNPDLRREMRPELETSVMRKLQSYGVKANRTGLKTKEMESILVKVQAERQRTSKDLPDYWSYRQEVSDNLDNKLGRPKKSQDHRNKQPLQVLQIYPRSNSLPSKAATVTSVSSERVSKTPQPIPRSKSIPSPKTSTPKDKPPRRYPSISDEDSEEEDTDAEEERQLDQRNKPSLVQSRTTPVLTKQASVTSVSSLPSRGKTTEVTKTTLTKMKMDSDDEETWSDVSELQEIDPKQSFKDQNGNVERKSFGKENKISEMGKKIEKQFTDRLGKKPAGGVSILPERKDEVQELSCTDLEESNEWSSSVEDKVSKPVHGSAALRKSLDSASTSVWGTSTGKGPKSSLTEASTGSTLKSTIYSISDASDDDFSNN from the exons ATG CCATTTCAAGGTGGCTTTTATTACCCATACAACCGTGACAACCAAGGGGCCCACTCCTCCGCCGGGATTCCTTCTCTTCTTAACTCTCCCTTCAGCCAGTCGTCTATAAATGGTCATTGTGCTCCAGGTATGACTCCTTCCAGTGGCATCTCCACGGCTCCGCTCTTCAGGTTCCAGCCCCGGCGAGAGAGCGTGGACTGGAGGCGAATGAACGCCGTGGACATCGACGCGGTGGTCAGTCAGATGGATGTGGGGGTTCTTCAGGAGTATATCACCACGGTAACGTACTGCAGCCTGGACGGCGAGCGCTGTCCCCGGTGTCAGAGTCCCGTAGACCCCGCTCTCGTCAAGCTTCTGCGGCTGGCTCAGCTCACTGTTGAGTACCTGCTGCACTGTCAGGAGTTATTGACAGCGGAAATGCACATGATGGAGGAGAGGCTAGAGGCCGCTGGTAAGGACCGGgtacagctgcaggctcagctAAAGGAGAAGGACGAGCAGATAAAGACGCTGAACGAAGAACTGAAACAGAGGAGGAAGGTTATTCGTACGCAGCAGAGGATTCTCGCGCCAAGCATCATCAACAGCCataag tgtcTACATTGTGAAAAATCATTCCtaaatgcaacttttctgcaaAATCATATGCAGAGACGTCACCCAGAGGAGTATGATGCCA ACACTGAAAGGAAGTCCGAGATGGACAGCCTCAAATCAGAGATCACAGCTTTAAAGGAGCAGATTGTTCAGCAGCAGACGGCCCTACAAAACAAAATAGCACAG GAGAAAGAGCAGGAGTCTTTACATAGAGACCTCATCAGAGAGCTGGATCGGTTCAAGGCGGAGGAGATGGCTCGCATGGACCAAAAGATCGAGGGCTGTAGAGACGGGATTCGACGAGAGATGGAATTTCTATATACTCGTAACATCCAAGCCCTTAAC GACGTGAATCAGCAGCAGTCCACCAGACCAGGGAAGTCCAGCCCCGTTCAAATGGAGCCAGAAAAAGACTTGGACAACTATAATGAAATGCAGAAACATGCCATACATAAACTTGAACAGCAGCTCAAGAAGCAG GACAAAAAGTTCGAGTCTAGATTGCAGAATATGAAAGATCAGCACGAATCAGAGAAAAACCAG TTACTGAACGAGTTAAACAGAATGCAGATCACGGTGTCAGAGCAACAAGAACACAGTCAGAGGCTCAGGCAGGACCTGGGCCGAAAGCTCCAGGAGAAAGAACACATCATCAAGAGCCAGAAGGAGCAG attaAGAAGATGGCATCCAGCCCACCAGCCAGAGTGGTAGAAACACAAG TTCTTCAGATGTCTGCAGCACCAGAGCTGAAACAAAAGAGAGTTGTTCTTG AGTCCAGCAGTGTTTCTGAAGCAAAGCCAGTGGAGAAAAGACCAGAGCCAGCACCAGAGAAGAAGCAGAGGACGACCATCAACGCTCTGAGAAGAAACCCCGACCTCAGGAGAGAGATGAGGCCTGAGCTGGAGACGTCGGTCATGAGGAAGCTCCAGAGCTACGGAGTCAAAGCT AATCGAACTGGACTCAAGACCAAAGAGATGGAGTCTATACTTGTCAAGGTGCAGGCGGAGCGGCAGAGGACATCCAAAGACCTGCCCGATTACTGGTCTTATCGCCAGGAAGTTAGCGATAATCTGGACAACAAGCTGGGACGTCCAAAGAAGAGCCAGGACCACAGAAACAAACAGCCGCTGCAAG TGTTGCAGATTTACCCTCGGTCCAACAGCCTGCCGTCCAAAGCAGCAACTGTGACGTCGGTATCTTCAGAGAGGGTCTCCAAAACCCCCCAGCCCATCCCGAGATCCAAGTCTATACCATCACCAAAAACCTCCACACCCAAAGACAAACCCCCGAGGAGATACCCTTCCAT CTCAGACGAGGACTCTGAAGAAGAAGACACAGACGCCGAGGAAGAGCGTCAGTTGGACCAGAGGAATAAACCCAGTCTGGTCCAGAGCAGAACCACTCCGGTTCTGACCAAGCAGGCCTCGGTCACCTCGGTCAGCAGCCTGCCGTCCAGAGGGAAGACCACAGAAGTGACCAAAACAACGCTGACGAAGATGAAGATGGACAGTGACGACGAGGAGACGTGGTCCGACGTCAGCGAGCTCCAAGAGATCGATCCTAAACAGAGCTTCAAAGACCAGAATGGGAACGTGGAGAGGAAGAGCTTTGGGAAAG AAAACAAAATCAGTGAAATGggcaaaaaaattgaaaaacagtTTACAGATAGATTGGGCAAGaaaccagcagggggcgttAGCATTTTGCCTGAGAGGAAAGACGAAGTCCAAGAACTCTCA TGCACAGATCTAGAAGAGAGCAATGAATGGTCCTCATCTGTGGAAGACAAAGTGTCCAAACCCGTCCATGGCTCTGCAGCTCTGAGGAAGAGCCTGGACTCAGCCAGCACCAGTGTGTGGGGGACGTCCACCGGGAAGGGACCCAAGTCCA gtttgACTGAAGCGAGTACAGGAAGCACTTTGAAGAGCACCATTTACTCCATTAGCGACGCCAGTGACGATGATTTTAGCAATAATTAA
- the dzip1 gene encoding cilium assembly protein DZIP1 isoform X1 translates to MPFQGGFYYPYNRDNQGAHSSAGIPSLLNSPFSQSSINGHCAPGMTPSSGISTAPLFRFQPRRESVDWRRMNAVDIDAVVSQMDVGVLQEYITTVTYCSLDGERCPRCQSPVDPALVKLLRLAQLTVEYLLHCQELLTAEMHMMEERLEAAGKDRVQLQAQLKEKDEQIKTLNEELKQRRKVIRTQQRILAPSIINSHKCLHCEKSFLNATFLQNHMQRRHPEEYDANTERKSEMDSLKSEITALKEQIVQQQTALQNKIAQEKEQESLHRDLIRELDRFKAEEMARMDQKIEGCRDGIRREMEFLYTRNIQALNDVNQQQSTRPGKSSPVQMEPEKDLDNYNEMQKHAIHKLEQQLKKQDKKFESRLQNMKDQHESEKNQLLNELNRMQITVSEQQEHSQRLRQDLGRKLQEKEHIIKSQKEQIKKMASSPPARVVETQVLQMSAAPELKQKRVVLDEPPPALMLDPIQELSEEDRESSSVSEAKPVEKRPEPAPEKKQRTTINALRRNPDLRREMRPELETSVMRKLQSYGVKANRTGLKTKEMESILVKVQAERQRTSKDLPDYWSYRQEVSDNLDNKLGRPKKSQDHRNKQPLQVLQIYPRSNSLPSKAATVTSVSSERVSKTPQPIPRSKSIPSPKTSTPKDKPPRRYPSMTPPFSSDEDSEEEDTDAEEERQLDQRNKPSLVQSRTTPVLTKQASVTSVSSLPSRGKTTEVTKTTLTKMKMDSDDEETWSDVSELQEIDPKQSFKDQNGNVERKSFGKENKISEMGKKIEKQFTDRLGKKPAGGVSILPERKDEVQELSCTDLEESNEWSSSVEDKVSKPVHGSAALRKSLDSASTSVWGTSTGKGPKSSLTEASTGSTLKSTIYSISDASDDDFSNN, encoded by the exons ATG CCATTTCAAGGTGGCTTTTATTACCCATACAACCGTGACAACCAAGGGGCCCACTCCTCCGCCGGGATTCCTTCTCTTCTTAACTCTCCCTTCAGCCAGTCGTCTATAAATGGTCATTGTGCTCCAGGTATGACTCCTTCCAGTGGCATCTCCACGGCTCCGCTCTTCAGGTTCCAGCCCCGGCGAGAGAGCGTGGACTGGAGGCGAATGAACGCCGTGGACATCGACGCGGTGGTCAGTCAGATGGATGTGGGGGTTCTTCAGGAGTATATCACCACGGTAACGTACTGCAGCCTGGACGGCGAGCGCTGTCCCCGGTGTCAGAGTCCCGTAGACCCCGCTCTCGTCAAGCTTCTGCGGCTGGCTCAGCTCACTGTTGAGTACCTGCTGCACTGTCAGGAGTTATTGACAGCGGAAATGCACATGATGGAGGAGAGGCTAGAGGCCGCTGGTAAGGACCGGgtacagctgcaggctcagctAAAGGAGAAGGACGAGCAGATAAAGACGCTGAACGAAGAACTGAAACAGAGGAGGAAGGTTATTCGTACGCAGCAGAGGATTCTCGCGCCAAGCATCATCAACAGCCataag tgtcTACATTGTGAAAAATCATTCCtaaatgcaacttttctgcaaAATCATATGCAGAGACGTCACCCAGAGGAGTATGATGCCA ACACTGAAAGGAAGTCCGAGATGGACAGCCTCAAATCAGAGATCACAGCTTTAAAGGAGCAGATTGTTCAGCAGCAGACGGCCCTACAAAACAAAATAGCACAG GAGAAAGAGCAGGAGTCTTTACATAGAGACCTCATCAGAGAGCTGGATCGGTTCAAGGCGGAGGAGATGGCTCGCATGGACCAAAAGATCGAGGGCTGTAGAGACGGGATTCGACGAGAGATGGAATTTCTATATACTCGTAACATCCAAGCCCTTAAC GACGTGAATCAGCAGCAGTCCACCAGACCAGGGAAGTCCAGCCCCGTTCAAATGGAGCCAGAAAAAGACTTGGACAACTATAATGAAATGCAGAAACATGCCATACATAAACTTGAACAGCAGCTCAAGAAGCAG GACAAAAAGTTCGAGTCTAGATTGCAGAATATGAAAGATCAGCACGAATCAGAGAAAAACCAG TTACTGAACGAGTTAAACAGAATGCAGATCACGGTGTCAGAGCAACAAGAACACAGTCAGAGGCTCAGGCAGGACCTGGGCCGAAAGCTCCAGGAGAAAGAACACATCATCAAGAGCCAGAAGGAGCAG attaAGAAGATGGCATCCAGCCCACCAGCCAGAGTGGTAGAAACACAAG TTCTTCAGATGTCTGCAGCACCAGAGCTGAAACAAAAGAGAGTTGTTCTTG ACGAGCCCCCCCCTGCTCTAATGCTGGATCCTATACAGGAGCTGTCAGAAGAGGACAGAG AGTCCAGCAGTGTTTCTGAAGCAAAGCCAGTGGAGAAAAGACCAGAGCCAGCACCAGAGAAGAAGCAGAGGACGACCATCAACGCTCTGAGAAGAAACCCCGACCTCAGGAGAGAGATGAGGCCTGAGCTGGAGACGTCGGTCATGAGGAAGCTCCAGAGCTACGGAGTCAAAGCT AATCGAACTGGACTCAAGACCAAAGAGATGGAGTCTATACTTGTCAAGGTGCAGGCGGAGCGGCAGAGGACATCCAAAGACCTGCCCGATTACTGGTCTTATCGCCAGGAAGTTAGCGATAATCTGGACAACAAGCTGGGACGTCCAAAGAAGAGCCAGGACCACAGAAACAAACAGCCGCTGCAAG TGTTGCAGATTTACCCTCGGTCCAACAGCCTGCCGTCCAAAGCAGCAACTGTGACGTCGGTATCTTCAGAGAGGGTCTCCAAAACCCCCCAGCCCATCCCGAGATCCAAGTCTATACCATCACCAAAAACCTCCACACCCAAAGACAAACCCCCGAGGAGATACCCTTCCAT GACCCCTCCTTTCAGCTCAGACGAGGACTCTGAAGAAGAAGACACAGACGCCGAGGAAGAGCGTCAGTTGGACCAGAGGAATAAACCCAGTCTGGTCCAGAGCAGAACCACTCCGGTTCTGACCAAGCAGGCCTCGGTCACCTCGGTCAGCAGCCTGCCGTCCAGAGGGAAGACCACAGAAGTGACCAAAACAACGCTGACGAAGATGAAGATGGACAGTGACGACGAGGAGACGTGGTCCGACGTCAGCGAGCTCCAAGAGATCGATCCTAAACAGAGCTTCAAAGACCAGAATGGGAACGTGGAGAGGAAGAGCTTTGGGAAAG AAAACAAAATCAGTGAAATGggcaaaaaaattgaaaaacagtTTACAGATAGATTGGGCAAGaaaccagcagggggcgttAGCATTTTGCCTGAGAGGAAAGACGAAGTCCAAGAACTCTCA TGCACAGATCTAGAAGAGAGCAATGAATGGTCCTCATCTGTGGAAGACAAAGTGTCCAAACCCGTCCATGGCTCTGCAGCTCTGAGGAAGAGCCTGGACTCAGCCAGCACCAGTGTGTGGGGGACGTCCACCGGGAAGGGACCCAAGTCCA gtttgACTGAAGCGAGTACAGGAAGCACTTTGAAGAGCACCATTTACTCCATTAGCGACGCCAGTGACGATGATTTTAGCAATAATTAA
- the dzip1 gene encoding cilium assembly protein DZIP1 isoform X2, with protein sequence MPFQGGFYYPYNRDNQGAHSSAGIPSLLNSPFSQSSINGHCAPGMTPSSGISTAPLFRFQPRRESVDWRRMNAVDIDAVVSQMDVGVLQEYITTVTYCSLDGERCPRCQSPVDPALVKLLRLAQLTVEYLLHCQELLTAEMHMMEERLEAAGKDRVQLQAQLKEKDEQIKTLNEELKQRRKVIRTQQRILAPSIINSHKCLHCEKSFLNATFLQNHMQRRHPEEYDANTERKSEMDSLKSEITALKEQIVQQQTALQNKIAQEKEQESLHRDLIRELDRFKAEEMARMDQKIEGCRDGIRREMEFLYTRNIQALNDVNQQQSTRPGKSSPVQMEPEKDLDNYNEMQKHAIHKLEQQLKKQDKKFESRLQNMKDQHESEKNQLLNELNRMQITVSEQQEHSQRLRQDLGRKLQEKEHIIKSQKEQIKKMASSPPARVVETQVLQMSAAPELKQKRVVLESSSVSEAKPVEKRPEPAPEKKQRTTINALRRNPDLRREMRPELETSVMRKLQSYGVKANRTGLKTKEMESILVKVQAERQRTSKDLPDYWSYRQEVSDNLDNKLGRPKKSQDHRNKQPLQVLQIYPRSNSLPSKAATVTSVSSERVSKTPQPIPRSKSIPSPKTSTPKDKPPRRYPSMTPPFSSDEDSEEEDTDAEEERQLDQRNKPSLVQSRTTPVLTKQASVTSVSSLPSRGKTTEVTKTTLTKMKMDSDDEETWSDVSELQEIDPKQSFKDQNGNVERKSFGKENKISEMGKKIEKQFTDRLGKKPAGGVSILPERKDEVQELSCTDLEESNEWSSSVEDKVSKPVHGSAALRKSLDSASTSVWGTSTGKGPKSSLTEASTGSTLKSTIYSISDASDDDFSNN encoded by the exons ATG CCATTTCAAGGTGGCTTTTATTACCCATACAACCGTGACAACCAAGGGGCCCACTCCTCCGCCGGGATTCCTTCTCTTCTTAACTCTCCCTTCAGCCAGTCGTCTATAAATGGTCATTGTGCTCCAGGTATGACTCCTTCCAGTGGCATCTCCACGGCTCCGCTCTTCAGGTTCCAGCCCCGGCGAGAGAGCGTGGACTGGAGGCGAATGAACGCCGTGGACATCGACGCGGTGGTCAGTCAGATGGATGTGGGGGTTCTTCAGGAGTATATCACCACGGTAACGTACTGCAGCCTGGACGGCGAGCGCTGTCCCCGGTGTCAGAGTCCCGTAGACCCCGCTCTCGTCAAGCTTCTGCGGCTGGCTCAGCTCACTGTTGAGTACCTGCTGCACTGTCAGGAGTTATTGACAGCGGAAATGCACATGATGGAGGAGAGGCTAGAGGCCGCTGGTAAGGACCGGgtacagctgcaggctcagctAAAGGAGAAGGACGAGCAGATAAAGACGCTGAACGAAGAACTGAAACAGAGGAGGAAGGTTATTCGTACGCAGCAGAGGATTCTCGCGCCAAGCATCATCAACAGCCataag tgtcTACATTGTGAAAAATCATTCCtaaatgcaacttttctgcaaAATCATATGCAGAGACGTCACCCAGAGGAGTATGATGCCA ACACTGAAAGGAAGTCCGAGATGGACAGCCTCAAATCAGAGATCACAGCTTTAAAGGAGCAGATTGTTCAGCAGCAGACGGCCCTACAAAACAAAATAGCACAG GAGAAAGAGCAGGAGTCTTTACATAGAGACCTCATCAGAGAGCTGGATCGGTTCAAGGCGGAGGAGATGGCTCGCATGGACCAAAAGATCGAGGGCTGTAGAGACGGGATTCGACGAGAGATGGAATTTCTATATACTCGTAACATCCAAGCCCTTAAC GACGTGAATCAGCAGCAGTCCACCAGACCAGGGAAGTCCAGCCCCGTTCAAATGGAGCCAGAAAAAGACTTGGACAACTATAATGAAATGCAGAAACATGCCATACATAAACTTGAACAGCAGCTCAAGAAGCAG GACAAAAAGTTCGAGTCTAGATTGCAGAATATGAAAGATCAGCACGAATCAGAGAAAAACCAG TTACTGAACGAGTTAAACAGAATGCAGATCACGGTGTCAGAGCAACAAGAACACAGTCAGAGGCTCAGGCAGGACCTGGGCCGAAAGCTCCAGGAGAAAGAACACATCATCAAGAGCCAGAAGGAGCAG attaAGAAGATGGCATCCAGCCCACCAGCCAGAGTGGTAGAAACACAAG TTCTTCAGATGTCTGCAGCACCAGAGCTGAAACAAAAGAGAGTTGTTCTTG AGTCCAGCAGTGTTTCTGAAGCAAAGCCAGTGGAGAAAAGACCAGAGCCAGCACCAGAGAAGAAGCAGAGGACGACCATCAACGCTCTGAGAAGAAACCCCGACCTCAGGAGAGAGATGAGGCCTGAGCTGGAGACGTCGGTCATGAGGAAGCTCCAGAGCTACGGAGTCAAAGCT AATCGAACTGGACTCAAGACCAAAGAGATGGAGTCTATACTTGTCAAGGTGCAGGCGGAGCGGCAGAGGACATCCAAAGACCTGCCCGATTACTGGTCTTATCGCCAGGAAGTTAGCGATAATCTGGACAACAAGCTGGGACGTCCAAAGAAGAGCCAGGACCACAGAAACAAACAGCCGCTGCAAG TGTTGCAGATTTACCCTCGGTCCAACAGCCTGCCGTCCAAAGCAGCAACTGTGACGTCGGTATCTTCAGAGAGGGTCTCCAAAACCCCCCAGCCCATCCCGAGATCCAAGTCTATACCATCACCAAAAACCTCCACACCCAAAGACAAACCCCCGAGGAGATACCCTTCCAT GACCCCTCCTTTCAGCTCAGACGAGGACTCTGAAGAAGAAGACACAGACGCCGAGGAAGAGCGTCAGTTGGACCAGAGGAATAAACCCAGTCTGGTCCAGAGCAGAACCACTCCGGTTCTGACCAAGCAGGCCTCGGTCACCTCGGTCAGCAGCCTGCCGTCCAGAGGGAAGACCACAGAAGTGACCAAAACAACGCTGACGAAGATGAAGATGGACAGTGACGACGAGGAGACGTGGTCCGACGTCAGCGAGCTCCAAGAGATCGATCCTAAACAGAGCTTCAAAGACCAGAATGGGAACGTGGAGAGGAAGAGCTTTGGGAAAG AAAACAAAATCAGTGAAATGggcaaaaaaattgaaaaacagtTTACAGATAGATTGGGCAAGaaaccagcagggggcgttAGCATTTTGCCTGAGAGGAAAGACGAAGTCCAAGAACTCTCA TGCACAGATCTAGAAGAGAGCAATGAATGGTCCTCATCTGTGGAAGACAAAGTGTCCAAACCCGTCCATGGCTCTGCAGCTCTGAGGAAGAGCCTGGACTCAGCCAGCACCAGTGTGTGGGGGACGTCCACCGGGAAGGGACCCAAGTCCA gtttgACTGAAGCGAGTACAGGAAGCACTTTGAAGAGCACCATTTACTCCATTAGCGACGCCAGTGACGATGATTTTAGCAATAATTAA